One Thermogemmatispora onikobensis genomic window carries:
- the dhaL gene encoding dihydroxyacetone kinase subunit DhaL: MPITTEDVLRWITQAAQVFHEQRDYLTQLDAPIGDADHGVNMDRGFRAVLDKLPSLSGMDIGSILKTVGTTLVSTVGGASGPLYGTAFLRAGMVTAGKHELDEADVIEMLQAALDGIKARGKAHTGEKTMVDALEPALAAARKAQEQHEGLAVLLRRAAEAAEEGMKATAPMLATKGRASYLGERSIGHQDPGATSSWLLLKTLAEVAG; this comes from the coding sequence ATGCCAATCACAACAGAGGATGTCTTACGCTGGATAACGCAGGCGGCCCAGGTTTTTCACGAGCAGCGTGATTATCTCACCCAGCTTGACGCTCCGATCGGCGATGCTGATCATGGCGTCAACATGGATCGCGGTTTCCGCGCCGTTCTCGACAAGCTGCCCTCACTGAGCGGCATGGATATCGGTTCCATCCTGAAGACCGTCGGGACAACCCTGGTTTCGACGGTGGGAGGCGCCAGTGGCCCGCTCTACGGAACGGCCTTTCTGCGAGCCGGGATGGTGACCGCTGGTAAGCATGAACTGGATGAGGCCGACGTCATCGAGATGCTGCAGGCGGCTCTGGATGGGATCAAAGCCCGCGGCAAGGCTCATACGGGGGAGAAGACAATGGTCGATGCCCTGGAGCCAGCTCTGGCAGCGGCCCGCAAGGCCCAGGAGCAGCATGAGGGCCTGGCCGTGCTACTGCGCCGCGCCGCTGAGGCCGCCGAAGAGGGCATGAAAGCGACGGCCCCCATGCTGGCCACCAAGGGCCGGGCTAGCTATTTGGGCGAGCGCAGCATCGGACACCAGGACCCGGGCGCGACCTCCAGCTGGCTGCTGCTGAAGACGCTCGCCGAAGTTGCTGGTTGA
- the dhaK gene encoding dihydroxyacetone kinase subunit DhaK → MKKLINSPETVVKEALEGMAAMHPELIRVDLENQIVVRADAPVRGKVGVVSGGGSGHEPMHGGFVGRGMLDAACPGAIFTSPVPDQILAAMRAVNGGAGVFQIIKNYTGDVLNFEMAAELAQAEGIEVASVITNDDVAVEDSLYTAGRRGVGVTVLLEKIVGGLAESGASLEQVAALARRVNEQGRSMGMALTSCTVPAKGSPTFELGEDEMEIGIGIHGEPGRRRVKLAPAADIVEMLANPIIEDLGLKAGERVLAFVNGMGGTPLIELYVVARELARILKGRNITIARSLVGSYITSLEMAGCSITLLRVDDEMLRYWDAPVLTPALRWGI, encoded by the coding sequence ATGAAGAAGCTCATCAACAGTCCAGAGACGGTTGTCAAAGAAGCGCTAGAAGGCATGGCTGCCATGCATCCCGAGCTGATCCGCGTCGATCTAGAGAATCAGATCGTTGTGCGGGCAGACGCACCGGTACGCGGCAAAGTAGGCGTTGTCTCGGGAGGGGGCAGTGGTCATGAGCCAATGCATGGGGGATTTGTGGGGAGGGGCATGCTTGACGCAGCCTGTCCTGGTGCCATCTTCACGTCACCGGTTCCCGACCAGATTCTCGCAGCCATGCGGGCTGTTAATGGCGGGGCTGGCGTCTTCCAGATCATCAAGAACTACACTGGTGACGTCCTCAACTTTGAAATGGCGGCGGAGCTAGCCCAGGCCGAAGGCATCGAAGTCGCCAGCGTCATCACCAATGATGACGTAGCCGTTGAGGACAGCCTCTACACCGCCGGTCGGCGCGGCGTCGGGGTCACCGTCCTCCTGGAGAAGATCGTCGGGGGTCTCGCCGAGAGCGGTGCCTCGTTGGAGCAGGTAGCGGCCCTGGCCAGGCGCGTCAACGAGCAGGGGCGCAGCATGGGCATGGCTCTGACCTCCTGCACTGTTCCCGCCAAAGGATCGCCCACCTTTGAGCTGGGCGAGGACGAGATGGAGATCGGCATTGGCATCCACGGTGAGCCCGGGCGCCGGCGCGTCAAACTGGCCCCAGCAGCCGACATCGTCGAGATGCTGGCCAATCCCATCATCGAGGACCTCGGCCTGAAGGCCGGCGAGCGCGTCCTGGCCTTTGTCAATGGCATGGGGGGCACGCCTTTAATCGAACTCTACGTCGTCGCGCGCGAACTGGCGCGTATCCTCAAAGGGCGCAACATCACAATCGCCCGTTCCCTGGTAGGCAGCTATATCACCTCACTAGAGATGGCCGGCTGCTCCATTACGCTGCTGCGCGTCGATGACGAGATGCTGCGCTACTGGGATGCCCCCGTGCTGACTCCAGCTCTGCGCTGGGGGATCTGA
- a CDS encoding sigma-54-dependent Fis family transcriptional regulator: MLSSVQDYRAIWEQFVLQGRLREDLLPPALAQSWRRCMALGLDPYGQPPAPDPGPAATQPLSRRLLALIRPAMEDLYQFIEGSDSLVIFANAEARIIELIGDPEARARLEPLGMRVGTQWDEEQQGANALALALQESFPMQLEGAMHYRAALHALYTAAAPVHDPLGQAVGVLAVAGPCERSHPHTLGMVAAAAQVISGQLQMQVWLGNTNELLAELKIILQSLPEGILLLRRDGVISQMNGPAGTLLGLVPARVMGRRLRDVLPLPPLLQQALACQQPLNEEEIVFETTRGRVTCLCSLKPIALTAGEPEPVLGRLTVGSTSGGPLISDGFVLILRSIERVQKLVNRMTGARARLTFANVVGRSAPLQEALRLARLASHSNSTVLLHGETGVGKEIFAQSIHNNSPRADGPFVAINCAAIPRELINTELFGYEGGSFTGADRQGRSGKFEQAHGGTLFLDEIGDMPLDLQTTLLRAIETRTIVRIGGQRVIPVDVRIIAATHKDLREEVRRGTFRSDLYYRLNVLSIHIPSLRERLEDLPLLVEHFLQRQSRTLGRSFGITPEALTLMERYSWPGNVRELENLLERLTYLARSDTITVQDLPPEIRQAGETELARASSTPVAPEASSLVQQRDQDQPDEYDWHPAPVIPGRQPLKERSRSTEASAILQALEHCHGHPGEAARLLGISRTTLWRKMVRYGLRPTPSSASSFPAPGPGEALP, encoded by the coding sequence ATGCTCAGCAGCGTCCAAGATTACCGCGCGATCTGGGAGCAATTCGTGCTGCAGGGTCGTCTACGCGAGGATCTCCTACCGCCGGCTCTGGCGCAGTCCTGGCGGCGGTGCATGGCGCTGGGCCTTGATCCCTATGGCCAGCCGCCAGCGCCTGACCCCGGCCCTGCGGCCACGCAGCCGCTCTCACGCCGCCTGCTGGCCCTCATTCGTCCAGCGATGGAGGACCTCTATCAATTCATCGAAGGATCAGACTCGCTGGTCATCTTTGCCAACGCCGAAGCGCGCATCATCGAGCTGATCGGTGATCCTGAAGCGCGCGCCCGGCTGGAGCCGTTGGGGATGCGCGTGGGAACACAGTGGGATGAAGAGCAACAAGGGGCGAATGCTCTGGCTCTGGCCCTCCAAGAGTCATTTCCCATGCAGCTAGAGGGAGCCATGCACTACCGCGCCGCCCTGCATGCGCTCTACACCGCTGCCGCACCGGTGCATGATCCCCTTGGGCAAGCGGTCGGTGTGCTGGCGGTGGCTGGTCCCTGTGAGCGCAGCCATCCCCATACCCTCGGGATGGTGGCCGCCGCGGCCCAGGTCATCAGCGGTCAGCTTCAGATGCAGGTTTGGCTCGGCAACACCAACGAGCTGCTTGCCGAGCTGAAAATTATTCTTCAGAGTTTGCCGGAAGGCATTCTCCTGCTGCGGCGCGATGGCGTCATCTCCCAGATGAACGGGCCTGCCGGCACCCTGCTTGGACTGGTGCCGGCGCGTGTGATGGGGCGGCGCCTGCGCGACGTGCTGCCGCTGCCCCCTCTACTCCAGCAAGCGCTCGCCTGCCAGCAGCCCTTGAACGAGGAAGAGATCGTCTTTGAAACAACGCGGGGCCGCGTCACCTGCCTCTGCTCACTCAAGCCCATCGCCCTCACTGCGGGCGAGCCCGAGCCAGTCCTGGGGCGCCTGACAGTAGGCAGTACGTCAGGTGGCCCACTGATCTCCGATGGCTTCGTGCTCATCCTGCGCAGCATCGAGCGCGTGCAGAAGCTCGTCAACAGAATGACCGGCGCGCGGGCACGTCTGACCTTTGCCAACGTTGTCGGGCGCAGCGCCCCGTTGCAAGAAGCTCTGCGCCTGGCACGCCTGGCCTCGCATAGCAACTCCACCGTGCTCTTGCATGGCGAGACCGGCGTTGGCAAAGAGATCTTCGCCCAGAGCATCCATAACAACAGTCCGCGGGCCGACGGTCCTTTCGTGGCCATCAACTGCGCGGCCATTCCGCGCGAGCTGATCAACACCGAACTCTTTGGCTACGAGGGCGGCTCCTTCACCGGCGCTGACCGCCAGGGGCGCTCGGGCAAGTTCGAACAGGCCCACGGCGGCACCCTCTTCCTCGATGAGATCGGCGACATGCCCCTGGACCTGCAGACCACCCTGCTGCGGGCTATTGAGACGCGCACCATTGTCCGCATTGGAGGACAGCGCGTCATACCCGTCGACGTGCGCATCATCGCCGCTACCCATAAGGATCTGCGTGAAGAGGTGCGGCGCGGGACCTTCCGCTCCGATCTCTATTATCGCCTCAATGTCCTCTCTATTCATATCCCATCCCTCCGTGAGCGCCTGGAGGACCTGCCCCTGCTGGTTGAGCACTTTCTGCAGCGACAGAGCCGGACCCTGGGCCGCTCCTTTGGCATCACACCAGAGGCTCTGACCCTGATGGAGCGCTATAGCTGGCCGGGCAACGTGCGCGAGCTGGAAAACCTCCTGGAGCGCCTCACCTACCTGGCGCGCTCCGATACTATTACAGTGCAGGACCTGCCCCCGGAGATCCGCCAGGCTGGCGAGACTGAGCTGGCGCGCGCCTCCTCGACCCCAGTCGCGCCCGAGGCCTCATCTCTTGTCCAGCAGAGAGACCAGGATCAGCCAGATGAATATGACTGGCACCCCGCGCCTGTTATACCAGGGCGGCAACCACTCAAAGAACGCAGTCGCTCGACCGAGGCCAGCGCCATTCTGCAGGCACTGGAGCACTGTCATGGGCACCCGGGCGAGGCAGCGCGCCTGCTCGGCATTAGCCGAACGACCCTGTGGCGCAAGATGGTGCGCTACGGTCTGCGTCCCACTCCCAGCAGTGCCTCCTCGTTCCCGGCCCCCGGTCCGGGCGAGGCGTTGCCATAG